The following proteins are encoded in a genomic region of Arachis stenosperma cultivar V10309 chromosome 4, arast.V10309.gnm1.PFL2, whole genome shotgun sequence:
- the LOC130975879 gene encoding glucan endo-1,3-beta-D-glucosidase 1-like translates to MSLQHPHNAASFLFPQTHSTVLPDPSTFFSSNLTSSPLPTNSFFQNFALKNGDQPEYIHPYLIKSSSSSLSISFPSRFFTSAFIYQVFIADLTISTSEHDNNNNNNKHVISSYSDLSVTLDIPSNNLRFFLVRGSPYVTVSYTIKLNNGQTWLIYASSPIKFSHTLSEIISDEFSGVIRIAVLPDDSSSNKYEEILDRFSSCYPVSGDVALNTNSSSVEYNWEKKGDGDLLMLAHPLHLLLLSKSDDDSHNNVTILDDFKYRSIDGDLVGVIGDSWLLETDPVSVDWHSNRGVKEESYDEIISALSKDVEDLDSSAITTTSSYFYGKLIARAARLALIAEEVDFLDVIPVVKKFLSETIGPWLDGTFNGNGFLYDEKWGGIITKQGSTDSGADFGFGVYNDHHYHLGYFLYGIAVLAKIDPKWGKKYKPQAYSIMSDFMNIGGGKSEHYHSTLNHHYHYTRLRCFDLYKLHSWAGGLTEFADGRNQESTSEAINAYYSATLLGLAYNDTELVSLGSTLTALEIHAAKMWWHVNGEGDSNMYEEDFVKENKLIGVLWSNKRDSGLWFAPPVWKECRLGIQLLPLTPVVEWTMPALDREGVGEGWKGFVYALEGVYDNESALKKIRSLKGFDDGNSFTNLLWWIHSRGSYDDDDRIIEEFCDEKQVLSFGHYSH, encoded by the exons ATGTCTCTGCAACACCCACATAATGCAGCTTCCTTCCTCTTCCCTCAAACTCATTCCACAGTCCTCCCTGATCCTTCCACCTTCTTCTCCTCAAACCTTACCTCTTCTCCATTGCCTACAAACTCTTTCTTCCAAAACTTTGCTCTCAAAAATGGCGACCAACCTGAATACATCCACCCTTACCTCATCAAATCATCATCCTCTTCTCTTTCTATCTCCTTCCCATCTCGCTTCTTCACCTCAGCTTTCATATACCAAGTCTTCATTGCTGATCTCACCATATCCACCTCTGAACATgacaataataacaacaataacaagCATGTTATCTCTTCCTACAGTGATCTCAGTGTAACTTTGGATATACCTTCTAACAATCTTAGATTCTTTCTTGTTAGGGGAAGCCCTTATGTCACTGTTTCT TATACCATTAAGCTTAACAATGGCCAAACCTGGCTTATATATGCATCTTCACCAATCAAATTTAGTCACACCCTCTCTGAGATTATTTCTGATGAGTTTTCTGGTGTAATTCGGATAGCAGTGTTGCCTGATGATTCAAGTTCTAATAAGTATGAGGAAATTCTTGACAGGTTCAGTTCTTGTTATCCGGTGTCTGGTGATGTTGCACTTAACACAAATTCATCTAGTGTTGAATATAATTGGGAGAAGAAAGGTGATGGTGATTTGTTAATGTTAGCACACcctcttcatcttctacttTTGTCTAAGAGTGATGATGATTCTCACAATAATGTAAccattcttgatgatttcaagTATAGAAGCATTGATGGAGACCTTGTTGGTGTTATTGGAGATTCATGGTTATTGGAAACTGATCCTGTTTCTGTGGATTGGCATTCAAACAGAGGTGTCAAAGAAGAATCCTATGATGAAATCATATCAGCTCTTTCTAAAGATGTTGAGGATCTAGATTCTTCTGCAATAACAACAACTTCATCTTACTTTTATGGGAAATTGATAGCAAGGGCAGCAAGGTTGGCTTTGATAGCTGAAGAAGTTGATTTTCTTGATGTGATTCCTGTGGTTAAGAAGTTCTTGAGTGAAACCATTGGTCCATGGCTAGATGGAACTTTCAATGGAAATGGATTTCTATATGATGAGAAATGGGGTGGAATTATTACCAAACAGGGTTCTACTGATTCAGGTGCTGATTTTGGCTTTGGAGTTtacaatgatcaccattatcattTGGGATACTTTCTCTATGGAATTGCAGTGCTTGCAAAGATTGATCCAAAATGGGGTAAGAAGTACAAGCCTCAAGCCTATTCAATTATGTCAGATTTTATGAACATAGGAGGAGGAAAATCAGAACATTATCATTCAACTTTGAATCATCATTATCATTACACACGTCTAAGGTGTTTTGATCTTTACAAATTGCACTCTTGGGCCGGAGGACTAACCGAATTCGCGGATGGAAGGAATCAAGAGAGCACAAGTGAAGCTATAAATGCATACTATTCAGCAACATTGTTGGGTTTGGCATATAATGATACAGAACTTGTTTCATTAGGATCAACTCTTACAGCATTGGAAATTCATGCAGCTAAAATGTGGTGGCATGTGAATGGAGAAGGAGATAGTAATATGTATGAAGAAGATTTTGTAAAAGAGAATAAGTTAATTGGGGTTCTATGGTCTAATAAGAGGGACAGTGGATTATGGTTTGCACCTCCTGTGTGGAAAGAGTGTAGGCTTGGGATTCAGCTTTTACCATTGACACCT GTTGTGGAGTGGACAATGCCTGCTTTGGATAGAGAAGGTGTTGGAGAAGGGTGGAAGGGATTTGTGTATGCATTGGAAGGAGTTTATGATAATGAAAGTGCTTTGAAGAAGATTAGAAGCTTGAAGGGTTTTGATGATGGGAATTCATTTACTAATCTGCTATGGTGGATTCATAGCAGAGGTagttatgatgatgatgacagAATAATAGAAGAATTTTGTGATGAAAAACAGGTCTTATCATTTGGTCATTACAGCCATTAA
- the LOC130975880 gene encoding glucan endo-1,3-beta-D-glucosidase ARB_01444-like produces MANTIDDEQPFLFPLRKSKVLPDPSKFFSKNLLASPLPTNSFFQNFVLGNGNIQEYIHPYLIKPADSSLSLCYPFLSVSSHSMHQVFTPDLTISSSKGSQSRHVISSFSDLSVTLEFPSSNLTFFLVRGSPYVTVSLSQHESLSITSIHKISSFSSNASPIKYTLQLHNGQKWLIYTSSPTIFCFSLDMKLTFFNISSDEAPVIVRIAVMPDSSSKREVVLDRYSFCYPVSGEAIFTKPYCVEYKWEKKGLGNLLMLAHPLHLQLLSKDEGNVSVLKHFKYRSIDGGLVGVVGDSWMLEAEYVPVTWHSARGVNQDSYDEIKQALCRDVGALCSSKIATTSAFYYGKSIARAARFALIAEEVGILDLISLVKKFLKETIQPWLDGTFEGNGFLYEKQWGGLITKQGADSSGAEYDSHHVQLGHFVYGIAVLAKIDPNWGKKYRSEAYSLMEDFMNLGGKDSKSKYTRLRCFDLFMLHSWDSGLEYSDVGRYQLNSGQAVNAYYSAALMGLAYNDANLVAIGSTLAALEIHAAQMWRQLKRDDKKCVDFTKENRLMEVLWSNQRSRGFWIGFPGLEVHALGIHVLPLLPISEFLFSNVGFVKEVVEWTMPCLNRDGVGEIWKGLVYAMEGIYDNEAALKKVGELSSFDDARSSLSNLLWWLHSRRGQEDHHQDSCNDENSVSILKI; encoded by the coding sequence ATGGCAAACACAATAGATGACGAACAACCTTTTCTCTTCCCACTAAGAAAATCCAAAGTGCTCCCTGACCCTTCAAAGTTCTTCTCTAAAAACCTTCTCGCTTCTCCATTGCCTACAAACTCATTCTTCCAGAACTTTGTCCTCGGCAATGGCAATATTCAAGAGTACATTCACCCTTACCTCATCAAACCCGCTGattcctctctttctctctgcTACCCTTTTCTCTCTGTCTCCTCTCATTCTATGCACCAAGTATTCACACCTGATCTCACTATCTCTTCCTCAAAAGGTTCTCAATCCCGCCATGTTATATCTTCCTTCAGTGATCTCAGTGTCACTCTTGAGTTTCCTTCTTCCAATCTCACTTTCTTCCTTGTTAGGGGGAGCCCTTATGTTACCGTTTCTCTGTCACAACATGAATCTCTTTCCATAACCTCCATCCATAAaatctcttctttttcttcaaatgCTTCACCAATTAAGTATACTCTTCAGCTTCACAATGGTCAGAAATGGCTTATCTATACTTCTTCACCAACCATATTTTGTTTCAGCCTTGACATGAAACTCACTTTCTTCAACATTTCTTCTGATGAGGCTCCTGTGATAGTTCGGATAGCAGTTATGCCAGATTCAAGTTCAAAACGCGAGGTTGTTCTTGACAGGTACAGCTTTTGCTACCCTGTTTCTGGAGAGGCTATCTTCACTAAGCCATATTGTGTTGAATACAAATGGGAGAAGAAAGGGCTTGGTAATTTGTTGATGTTAGCTCACCCACTCCACCTTCAACTTCTGTCTAAAGATGAGGGTAATGTGAGTGTTCTTAAACATTTTAAGTATAGAAGCATTGATGGTGGCCTTGTTGGTGTTGTTGGCGATTCATGGATGTTGGAAGCAGAATATGTTCCTGTAACTTGGCACTCTGCTAGAGGTGTCAATCAAGACTCCTATGATGAAATCAAACAAGCTCTTTGTAGAGATGTTGGTGCTCTTTGTTCTTCAAAAATAGCTACTACTTCAGCTTTCTATTATGGTAAATCGATTGCAAGGGCAGCAAGGTTTGCATTGATAGCTGAGGAAGTTGGTATTCTTGACTTGATTTCACTTGTTAAGAAATTCTTGAAAGAAACCATTCAGCCATGGTTAGATGGGACCTTTGAAGGGAATggatttttgtatgaaaagcaATGGGGAGGGCTTATCACTAAGCAAGGTGCTGATAGTTCAGGAGCAGAATACGACAGTCATCATGTTCAACTGGGGCACTTTGTGTATGGAATTGCAGTTCTTGCAAAGATTGATCCGAATTGGGGTAAGAAGTATAGGTCTGAAGCATATTCACTCATGGAAGATTTCATGAACTTGGGAGGTAAAGATTCGAAATCTAAGTATACACGTTTAAGGTGTTTTGATCTGTTCATGTTACACTCTTGGGATTCAGGGCTAGAGTATAGTGATGTTGGAAGATATCAATTGAATAGTGGTCAAGCTGTGAATGCATATTATTCAGCAGCGTTGATGGGTTTGGCATATAATGATGCAAATCTTGTTGCTATTGGTTCAACTCTTGCAGCATTGGAAATTCATGCTGCTCAAATGTGGCGCCAGTTAAAGAGGGATGATAAAAAGTGTGTTGATTTTACAAAGGAGAATAGGTTAATGGAGGTTCTCTGGTCTAACCAGAGGTCAAGAGGATTTTGGATTGGTTTTCCGGGTTTGGAAGTGCATGCACTTGGCATTCATGTTCTTCCGTTGCTGCCCATTAGTGAGTTCTTGTTTTCCAATGTTGGTTTTGTGAAGGAGGTTGTGGAGTGGACTATGCCTTGTTTGAATAGAGATGGTGTTGGAGAAATATGGAAGGGGTTGGTTTATGCAATGGAAGGAATTTATGATAATGAAGCTGCATTGAAGAAGGTTGGGGAGTTATCAAGTTTTGATGATGCGAGGAGCTCATTGAGCAATCTGTTATGGTGGCTGCACAGCAGAAGAGGCCAAGAAGACCATCATCAAGATTCTTGTAATGACGAAAACAGTGTATCAATATTGAAAATTTAA